GAGCCTCGGCCGAGCCGGGATCGGAGACGTCGACCGCCGTGAAGGTGGCGACACCGCCGTCGGCGACGATCTGTTTGGCGACCTGCTCGCCGAGTTCGGCGTTCAGATCGGCGACCACCACGTTCGCACCCTCGGCGGCCAGCGCACGCGCGTACGCCTCGCCGATCCCCTGGGCGGCTCCCGTGACGATCGCAGTGCGATCGGTGAAACGTGCCATCGGACAGATCCTTTCAGGAAGTGGCGGGTTCGGCGACGAGCTTGGTCTCCAGGTACTCCTCGAAACCGGCCACGCCCATCTCGCGGCCGATCCCGGACTGCTTGTAACCACCGAACGGCGCGTCGGCGGCGTACCAGATGCCGCCGTTGACGCCGAGCGTGCCGGTGCGCACCCCGGCGACGACCTTCGCGATGCGGTCCGGGTCGGTGCCGTAGACCGCGCCGGACAGGCCGTAGGGGGAGTCGTTGGCGATGCGGACGGCGTCGTCGTCGCCGTCGTGGGGGAGTATCACCAGCACCGGGCCGAAGATCTCCTCCTGCGCGGCCCGCGCCGTGTTGTCGAGACCGGTGATCAGGGTGGGTTCGACGTAGAAGCCGCGGTCGTGCTCGGCGGGCCGGCCGCCGCCGGTGACGATCGTGCCGCCCTCCTCGACGGCGAGGCGGATGTAGCCCTCCACCCGCTGCCGCTGCTTCTCGGAGATGAGCGGTCCGCACACGGTGCCGGGATCGCGCGGATCGTCGGGCCGGATCCCGCTCATGGACTTCGCGGTGAGTGCGACGGCCTCGTCGTAGCGCTCGCGGGGGACGACCAGGCGGGTGGTGATGGCGCAGCCCTGGCCCGCGTGGGTGCAGACGGTGAAGGCGGCCATCGAACACGCGCTGCGCAGGTCGGCGTCGTCGAGGACGAGGAAGGCCGACTTGCCGCCGAGTTCGAGGAAGACCTTCTTGAGCGTGCCGGAGGCCGCGCGCATCACGGCGCGGCCGGTCGCGGTGGACCCGGTGAACGAGATCAGGTCGACGCGCGGATCCTCGCTCAGTTGCGCGCCGAGAGCGTGGTCGCTGGAGGTGACGATGTTCAGCACCCCGGGCGGGATGTCGGTCTCCTCCGCGGCGATCCTCCCCACGAGCGCGGCGCACCAGGGGGTGTCGGGTGCGGGCTTGAGGACGACGGTGCTGCCGGCGGCCAGAGCCGGGCCGAGCTTGGCGAAGTTGATCTGGTGCGGGAAGTTCCACGGCGTGATCGCCCCGACGACCCCCACGGCTTCCTTGAGCAGGTAGCGGTGTGTCGGGATGCCCATGGGCGCGGCGTTGCCGAGGTCCTGCCGCCACTCGTAGTTCTCGGCGAGATCGGCGAAGTAGAGCAGGTCGTCGATCGGGCCCTCGAGATGCGCTGCGCTCGTGAGGAATCGGGGTGCGCCGACCTCGGCGATGGTGATCTCGCGCAGTTCCTCGATGTGCTCGCGCAGGGCGTCGCGCAGCTGCCGCAGGCACCGGGCGCGGAAGGCGTGGTCCCGGGACCAGTCGGTGTCGTCGAAGGCGCGCCGCGCGGCGGCGATCGCCGCATCCATGTCGGCGGCGGTGCCCTCCGCGGCGTACCCGAGGAGTTCCTCGTTGCTCGGGTCGGTGACGGCGAAGGTGCCGCCGCTGCCGGGGACGAGTTTGCCGTCGATCAGGAGAGTGGAGCTGTCGGTGGGGCGAAGTGTCATCGGACTTCCCTCAGTTCTGGACAGGTGTCTGGACTATAGTTCGACACCGCGACCGAAGGCAACGGTTCGCCCGGAAAAGAGCGAAACCGGTGTTGTTCGCGAAAAATTCGAGAATATCGCGAACAACACCGGTCTCGATAGGTCCCGGCGGGGCGGTCAGAACACGCGCAGACCGAGCCGTCGTCGCGTCCGCATGTCCACGAGGTAGATCTTCCACAGCAGCGGCCAGAACCACGGGGTCATGCGGTGGATCCGGCGCACCGCGGCGAGATACCGGTCGAAGCGGCGCTGGTCGTCGGGGGTCCACTCGTAGTGCATGAGGTCGCGGAACTCCGGTGGCAGGGCTCCGCGGGTGACGAGTTCGAAGGGCCTGCCGAGCAGCCGGTGCAGCAGCCGGCCGAGCCGGCCGAGACGGATCTCGAGGAAGCTCAGATCGCACAGGGCCGTGAGGTATTCGCGTACCTGGTCGTTCATCGAGATGTCGGCGGCGCCGGCCTTCCACAGTTCCTCGTACTCCTCGCGGGTCGTGGGCCACGACTCCGGGCGGACGTTCAGGGTGGTGGCGAGGGGCGCGCCGGCGCGCAGGACCCGTGTGTACTGCTCGTCGGTGAGCGGGCCGTAGAGGAACTCGTGCTGGTCGACGAAGTACTTGAAGAGGCAGACCGCCACCCACAACTGCAGAGTGGGGGAGTTGGCGCTGTAGCGCACCGGGGAGCCCGGCCTGGAGGTGACCCGGGCGTGGATCCTCCGAACCGACTGTCGCACGAAGTCGCGGTCGTCGTCGTTGCCGAACACCGCGACCGCGAGATAGGTGCCGGTGGTGCGGGCCCGCTTGACCGGGCGGAGGTCGGCCCGGCCGGAATCGACCTCGCTCTCCACCACGCCTTGGCCGACACCGGGATGCGCCAGCTGCATGATCACGTTGGCGGCGTTGATCGTGCCCCCGAGGGGTGAGACGAGGTCGCCGAGAGTGTCGATCGTCCGCATGGCTGCCTCCATCTGAAGACGGACGTGTTCAGTTCTGCTGCCACTCTAACGCGAACGGGTGGTGTCCGGGCAAGCCCCGGCGAGCGCGCCGCGCACGACGGTCTCGTAGATGCGGTCGAGTTCGACCTCGTCGCCGAGGAAACCGCTGCTCTCGAGCACCGCGAATCCGTGCAGGGCGGCGAACATGCCGACGGCCGTCTCGAGGGTGCGTTCCTCGGGAACGCCGCAGGAGGCGAGCATCGTGCGCAGGGCGACGTTGGCGTCGAGAGCGGCCGCGAGGAGGCCGTCGCGGTCCACCGGGGCCGTGGTCAGGGCCCGGTACCGCTGGGGATGGCCGGTGGCCCACGCGCGGTGGGCGTCGATGAGGGCGCGCAGTCCCTCCGGGCCGCTGCGCCCCATGGCGACCTCGCGCAGGTGTGCGCCCAGTTCGGTCATGGCGGCGATCTGCACGGCGGCACGGACGTCGTCGAGATTGCGGACGTGGTTGTAGAGCGAGGCGGCGACGACGCCCAGGCGCGACGACAGGGTACTCATCGTCAGCGCTTCCCAGCCGAGTTCGTCGACGATCTCCACGGCGGCGGCGACCACCTTGTCTCGGGTGAGCGTGCGCCGGCGGACCGGTCGCGAACTGTCACGTGCCATGAAACGAGTCTAAGGGTCTTCCATTCCAAACGAATGTGAGTAGCTTGTAAACGAATGGTATTCGTAAACCCGTCCACGAGGGTGCATCCATGACCACATCCCACATCCGTCTCGACGACGCCGACGTCTACACCCGGGGCGTCCCCCACGAACACTTCGCCGAACTGCGCCGCACCTGCCCGGTCCACCGGCAGCACAGCGAGAACGGTTCCGACTTCTGGGCGGTCACCCGCCACGCCGATGTGATCGCCGTGTCCCGCGACAGTGCCACCTTCTCCTCCGCGCTCGGCACGACCCAGATCGACGACTTCGACGAGGAGACCCGGCTCAAGCAGGCCGCGATGCTGCTCAATCTCGATCCGCCCGACCACACCCGGTTGCGGCAGCTCGTCAGCCGCGGTTTCACCCCGCGGACGATCAAGACGCTCGAGGATCGGATCCGCGAGATCTGCGACCGCACCGTGGGCGAGGCGGTCGAGGCCGCCCGCGACGGTGCGGTGATCGACTTCGTGCCCGCGATCTCCGCGCCTCTGCCGCTCGAGGTGATCGCGGCGCTGCTCGGAGCCCCCGCCGAGGATGTCGGCAAGCTCTACGACTGGTCCAACCGGATGATCGGCTGGGACGATCCCGAA
This region of Rhodococcus sp. Z13 genomic DNA includes:
- a CDS encoding TetR/AcrR family transcriptional regulator is translated as MARDSSRPVRRRTLTRDKVVAAAVEIVDELGWEALTMSTLSSRLGVVAASLYNHVRNLDDVRAAVQIAAMTELGAHLREVAMGRSGPEGLRALIDAHRAWATGHPQRYRALTTAPVDRDGLLAAALDANVALRTMLASCGVPEERTLETAVGMFAALHGFAVLESSGFLGDEVELDRIYETVVRGALAGACPDTTRSR
- a CDS encoding aldehyde dehydrogenase; this encodes MTLRPTDSSTLLIDGKLVPGSGGTFAVTDPSNEELLGYAAEGTAADMDAAIAAARRAFDDTDWSRDHAFRARCLRQLRDALREHIEELREITIAEVGAPRFLTSAAHLEGPIDDLLYFADLAENYEWRQDLGNAAPMGIPTHRYLLKEAVGVVGAITPWNFPHQINFAKLGPALAAGSTVVLKPAPDTPWCAALVGRIAAEETDIPPGVLNIVTSSDHALGAQLSEDPRVDLISFTGSTATGRAVMRAASGTLKKVFLELGGKSAFLVLDDADLRSACSMAAFTVCTHAGQGCAITTRLVVPRERYDEAVALTAKSMSGIRPDDPRDPGTVCGPLISEKQRQRVEGYIRLAVEEGGTIVTGGGRPAEHDRGFYVEPTLITGLDNTARAAQEEIFGPVLVILPHDGDDDAVRIANDSPYGLSGAVYGTDPDRIAKVVAGVRTGTLGVNGGIWYAADAPFGGYKQSGIGREMGVAGFEEYLETKLVAEPATS
- a CDS encoding oxygenase MpaB family protein, coding for MRTIDTLGDLVSPLGGTINAANVIMQLAHPGVGQGVVESEVDSGRADLRPVKRARTTGTYLAVAVFGNDDDRDFVRQSVRRIHARVTSRPGSPVRYSANSPTLQLWVAVCLFKYFVDQHEFLYGPLTDEQYTRVLRAGAPLATTLNVRPESWPTTREEYEELWKAGAADISMNDQVREYLTALCDLSFLEIRLGRLGRLLHRLLGRPFELVTRGALPPEFRDLMHYEWTPDDQRRFDRYLAAVRRIHRMTPWFWPLLWKIYLVDMRTRRRLGLRVF